AGGTCTTCGCGCTCTTCGGAAAGAAACGCGGGCATGGTGGCCACGCGCCCGGCAAATTCTGGGGTGCTCACTACGGCCGGGTCATCCATAATTTCGTGCACCAGCTCCAGGTAGCATACTACCGCGTGGTACGGGCCGCCCAGGGGCACCGCAGGAGTATCGGCGGTAGCCTCAGCAGCCGGGAACTGCTCGTGCAGGCGCCGCATAATGGCCCGCAGCCGCACCAGAGCTACGTCCAGGTTGCCGAGCTCCAATTGGATGAGCAGCTCGCCGATATTGTGGTTGAGCAGCCACTCCAGCCCCATGTTCTGCTCCAGCCAATGGTCGGTACGGTCGAGGCTGATGAGCGTCTGGCTGGCTTTGTGAAAGTTGCCCTCCGCAAAATAATGAAAAGTAAGCTGCAAGCGCGCCGTAAGCTGATGCGCAGGTAGAAGGGCCGGCTTAGCCCGCAATATACATTCAAGAAGTTGAATACTCTCCGCATTCCGGTGTAGAAAAGCGTAGTTGGCGGCCAGCAGAAAGGTGAAGCGCGGGGCCAGGTCGCTGAACTGCCGGCCCGGCGCAGTAGCCAGAATGGCCTGGCCCTGCTCCAGGTACACTACCGAGTCGGCAAAGCGCCGGGCACGGTAAAGCGCATGCGCCAGCATGTAGAGCAGGCGCAGCTGGTACTCGCGGTGGGCCGGTGCAAAGCCGTGGCGACGCTCCATCAGGCGGTAGCAGCGCTCGATAAAGGGCGCAAACGCGGCGAAGTCGCCGCGCACCAGCATGGCGTGGCGGGCAATACTCAGGAGCCGGCACAGCAGGGACGGCGACCGGGCAAATGCCTCCTGCAAGCTATACTCTTTCAGCACGTTGCGCACCAGCTCATCGACGGGTACCGCGCCCCGGCCGTGCAGCCGCGCCTGGCGTAGGCGCTGGCGCAGCAGCGCATCGGCAATGCCGGCGCGCTCTTCTTCGTCGGCCGCCTTCTTGTTGCGGTGGCGGCGCTCGATAATGGCATCGAGCGGCTCGGCGTGGGGCAGGCCCGCGTACTGAATCTGCACATTGTACACCGCATTCAGCAACTCATACTGCTCGTTGTCGAGGGCCAGCTTTTCGGCTTTGCGGAGCACGCTCCAGGCCAGGCGCGGCACGCCGGCTCCAAACAGGTACTGGGCCAGCGTGAGCTGCCCCCGCACCGGAGTGGCGGCCGTGGCATCGTGCTGGCGCTGGCGCAGCAGCAAAAACTCGGTAAGGTGCTTAAACAGCCGCTTGCGCAAGGCATAGTAAGCCACGGGGTTGGGCTCATCGGGGTAGAGCTTGCGTATCAGGTAGTCCGACTTGTATTCCTGGGCGTGCAGCAGCAGGCTGAGCAGGCGTAAATCTTGCCGGCCGGTAGCCCGGCGGCGCTGCCACTGAATGAATTGCACCAGGTCGCGGCGGTCGTCGGAGGCCAGGGTCTGGAGGGTAAGGCGAAGGTCATCCATGAAAAAAGGGCGGGTTACACGGGCCGCAGCCCTGCAAAATACACTCCGGCGCCGGGCGGCGTCGAGAAGGGCAATATTCTTTTATCAAAATCTAATTCGACTTAACACAATCATCTAATATACAGAAAATTAATCAACAGCAGCCCTTCCAGCTAAAGTCTGACAAAGTGAAAAGTCGGCTGGCAGGGGCTGGGGTGAAGCTGCTAGCTTCGGCTTATTCTTTTACCGCTAGCCCTTTCGCCATGAACCGATTGCTACGCCTGGCACTGCTGGTGCTCGCCGCCCTGTTTGCCCACCCAGCCGGGGCCCAGGACCTGCTTACCCGTACCGACGGCACCGAAATTCAGGTGAAGGTGGTTGAAATAACCCCCGACTTGGTAAAGTACCGCCGCACCGACAATCCGGACGGGCCGCTCATCAGCGTGCGCAAGACGGAGGTTTTTCGCATCCGCTACGCCAATGGCACGCAGGAGCTGGGTAGCCCACCGGCGCCCGCCTATCTGCCGCCCAACCCGGCCAGTGGGTACCCTACTGCCGTGCCCGGCGACGAGCAGACGGCCGAGCCCGTGCACCTGAGCGGCCCACGCCTGGGCTTCACGGTGCTCACCGATGGGGTGCTAAGCCACGCCCGCGACCAGGTAGGCAGCCTCAGCCCCTTCCTGACGCAGTTTGGCTGGCAGTTCGAGTCGCGGCTGTTTCGCCTGCCCAATGGCACGAGCGGACTGGTCGAGTTCGTGCCGCTGGTAGGGGGCCTGGAGCAGGGCCTGTTTATTCCGAGCGTGAGCGGGATACTGGGCCTGCGCGGGCCCAAAGGCTTTGAGTTTGGGCTGGGGCCCAACCTGACTCCGATGGGGGCCGATATCGTGCTGGCGCTGGGCACGTCGTTTCACTCCAATGGCATCAATTTTCCGGTCAACCTGGCCGTGGTGCCCGGCCACAGTGGGGCGCGCATCAGCCTGCTTTTTGGCTTCAACAGCCGGCGCAATTAATAACCGACCGGGTTTTACCTTACCACTACTCGCATGAGCCTGCGCAATCTTCTTCTCTTCCTGAGCTGTCTCGCCAGCCTGCTGCTGGCGGCTCGCTTCTCCCGGGCCCAGCAGCCCGCCCTCCCCACCGATGTACTTCTGCTTACCAGCGGCCAGGAAATCCGGGGCCGGGTGCTCACCATTACGCCCGATGAGGTGAGCTACCTGCCGCGGCCCGACTCCGTAAGCCCGGCCAGCGCCCGGCCCGATACCCTGCGCCTGCCCGTGGCAACGGTTTTTTTGGTGCGCTACGCCAATGGCACCCACGAAGTGCTGGCTACGCACAGCCCTTCGGTGCGGCCGGGCACCGAACCGTTGGTGGGCCTCAGCAGGGCGCAGCGGCAGCAGCTGGGCCGGCTCGATGCCCAACGCTACTATCACCAAAGCGGCCCGTACTGGGCAGCATTTGGCACCACCCTCTATTTAGGGCCGCTGCTGGGTCTGGCGCCTACCATCGGCATCAGCAGCGTGCCGGTGCGCGCCCGCAACCTGGCTGCGCCGCCGCTGCTCGCCGATGCCGACTATGCCCACGGCTACCAGCAGCAGGCCAACCGCAGTAAGCGCGGGCGCACCTGGGCCGGCTATGGCACTGCTACGGGGGTATACGTAGTACTTTTCGCGGCCTTGCTGGCGAGCCTGAGCCATTAAGCCAAAACCTGCTGAGCGGGCGGTGCGTACAAGACGCACATCCCATCCTTTTCCACATTTCACCCATGGACCTCAACAATAATAACCTCAACGACCAGACTGAGCTGCGCGCTCGTGGCGACTGGAACCAGATTAAAGGGGCTGCCAAGCAGAAGTGGGGCAACCTCACCGACGACGACCTGACCTACCAAGAAGGCAAGCAGGACGAGTGGTTCGGCCAGCTCCAGCAGAAAACCGGCCACGCCATCGACGACATCAAGAGCTGGTTTCACAACACCTTCAGCTCGGACAGCAATACGAACACCACCAACACGTCGAACCAGAACCGTAGCTAGCAAATAGCTTGCGGCTCATACTAAAGAAGCCCCGTCCTGGGTAGGACGGGGCTTCTTTAGTATACAATATATTTAAATTTTAATATATATTAAAATTACACTCAATCCCACAGGCTGGCGGCTACGCGATAGGTATTGGCGTGGGCTTCCACAATGTCAGCTATTTTTTCGGAGTAGCCGCCGCCCATGCATACCACTACGGGCAGCTCGCGCTGGTGGCAGGCGGCCAGCACGAGTTCATCGCGCCGGCGGCAGCCTTCCCGCGTGAGGGCGAGGTAGCCCAGCTTGTCGGTAGCCAGCACATCGACGCCGCTGAGGTAAAACACAAAGTCGGGCCGTACCTGCTCGTCGAGCAGGCGCGGCAGTACATCGGCCAGCCGGGCAAGGTATACTGCATCGCCGGTGCCATCGGCCAGCGGCAGGTCGAGGTCCGACACTTCTTTACGGCCCGGGAAGTTGCGGGCCCCGTGCATTGAAAACGTAAATACGCGCGGCTCGTGCCGAAAAATAGCGGCCGTGCCGTTGCCCTGGTGCACATCAAGGTCGATAATGAGTATCTGGCGCACCCGCGTCGGCTCATGGGCCAGCAGCCAGTTGGCCGCCACGGCCTGGTCGTTGAGCAGGCAAAACCCCTCGGGCCGGCCGGCAAACGCGTGGTGCGTACCACCGGCGATATTGAGTGCCACGCCCCCGCCCGCCGCCAGCACCCGCTGCGCACAGCCAATGGTACCCCCAAGCAGTATCAGCTCGCGCCGGGCCAGCGCCGGCGACCACGGAAAGCCGCTGGCCCGCTCTTCGGGGCGCGTCAGCTGGCCGTGCAGCAAGCGCTGCACATAGTCGGCCTCGTGCGTCAGCAGCACATCGGCCAGGGGTGGCGGCACGGGCACAAAAAAATCGGAAGCAGTAGCCGTGCCCTCATGTAGCAGCTGCTCAGGTAAAAGCTCATACTTTAGCATCGGAAACCGATGGCCCGGCGGCAGCGGCAGCACATAATCAGCAGCAAAAGCAATGTGCATACGTGGGTAAAACGGTGCTACCGCTAAAAATAGTACTATACTGAAGTTAACATAAGTACCCGGTACTGTTCAAAAGCAGGCTTTAATCCGATTAAATAGGGCAAGCATCTGGCAATAAGCTAGCTCATTAGCTTACAACTACCATCCGGTTTTACACCTATTCCGTAGTTTAAACTTAACCGTCATTTGCTTAGGATTTTTCTCACCTGCTTACTGCGCCTCAATGGCCTCTCCTTACTTCAAATCAACTGAGCGGAGCTCCCGGCGCTACCGGCGCTACCGGCGCTCCTCTTTCAACGGCGCTAAGCAACTGGAGGCCGCGCGAGCTCCCGCTCGACGTATCCTGCTGATTATCGTCCTATTAAGCATTGCCCTAGTAGCTGGTGTGGTAGTGGCAGCCTACCTGGTTAGTATTAAGTAGCGCCCGTTATTCGTCGAGCAGGCTGCCGAAGAGGCCGCCCAATACGGTGCCGCTTTCTTTTTTGGCATTGCCACCCCAGGGAGCCAGGGCCTGAATGAGCTTTTTGACGGGCATTGACTGAATCCAGACGCGGCCCGTGCCGCGTAGCGTCGCCAGCAGCAGCCCTTCACCCCCGAATATCATCGACTTTAAGCCCCCGGCGCGGGCCACGCTGAACTCGATGCCGGGCTCAAAGGCGACGATGCAGCCCGTGTCAACGCGCAGCAGCTCGTTGTGAAGCTGCTTCTCGATGATGGTGCCGCCGGCATGCACGAAGGCTTTGCCATCGCCGGTGAGCTTTTGCAGGATAAAGCCTTCGCCGCCAAAAAAGCCCGCGCCCAGCCGCTGGTTGAAATGCACGCTGATTTGAGTACCCCGGGCAGCGGCCAGAAAGCCGCTCCGCTCCACAATGAGGCCATTGGGTAGGGTACTCAGGTCGACGGGAATAATAGTGCCCGGATAAGGGGCCGAAAAAGCAACCCGGCACTTGCCATAGTTGCCACGGTTCGTAAAATGGGTCATAAACAAGCTTTCGCCCGTGATGAGCCGGGTACCCGCCGAAAACAGCTTACCCAGCAAGCCCTGGTCAGGCGTTGAGCCGTCGCCCATCTTGGTTTCAAAGGCAATCGCTTCCTCCATGTACACCATGGCGCCGGCTTCGGCGATAACGGTTTCCTGCGGGTCCAGCTCTACTTCGAGCACTTGAATATCGGAGCCAAGAATACGGTAGTCAACGTCGTGGGAGCGCACGGGTACAAGCAAGTTAGGATGAAGCGCAAATGTAGCGCTTCACCCAATTTGTAGGAGCCCGCAAACATAGGAACCTGCTGGAATGGCCGCCCAGTGTCTACAGAGACGCCACAGAAACCGGTGAAGAGCGGGCTGCTTAGTACGCTAGCGAAACACCTTCTTTATAGCCTATTCGGGCAACTCAAGGCGGGTTTCGGCGGCTTCATCGGCTTCGTTGCCGACTGTCTTTTTGCGCTTGGCTTCGCGGCTGGTGCGCTTCATGAAGTCCTCGTCGGTTTCTTCGGGCTCGTCCTGCTGGCTATCTGCCACGGGGAATACCTCATCGTCCTCCTGCGCCAGGCGCGCAGCTTCGGCGGCAGTTTTGGCCTGAGCGTCTTCGCCAAACTGACCTTCGCGGTGCACTATTTTTTTGTCGCGCACGTGGCGGCCCAGAAATTGATTTATCTGCTCGATGGAGTAGTTGGAAGTTATCTCACCCAGCGGATTTACCCCAATTTCGAAGCCTTCCAGCTCTTTATGGACGCGCGCCTTTTTTTCGGGTTCGGGGGCTTTTTGCTTGGGTTTAGTGGGTTTTTTGGCCATAACAGAATACGGAGAGCGGTTAACGAATTACCGGTGAAAGCAAGCACCGCCTTATACGACAGAAGGCCGCGCCGTATACGCATACGGCGCGGCCTCCAACAAAGGTTTTTGGCCGAAGCCAACCCCTGGGCTTATCCCAAGCGCTCCACGGCCATGCGCAAGCGGCCGGCTACCTCGCCGCTACCCAGAATTGCCAGCGTTTCGAACAGGTCGGGTCCAGCGGCGGCGCCGGTCACGGCTACGCGCAGGGCCTGCAACACCTGGCCGGGCTTCAGCGCCTGGGCTTCCATCGTCTGGTTAAATAATGCCTTCAGCACCTCCGCATTGGCGCTGGGCTCCGAGTTGGCGGGCAGTGCATCGGCATAGGCAAGGAGGGCAGCACTCACCTGCGGGTTCCACTTTTTGGCTACCACCGCCGGGTCATACTCCATCGGAGCATCGAAGAAGTACTTGGCTTCCTGCCAGAAATCGTGCGGGAAGCTGACGCGCTCTTTCATCACGCCCACAATCTGCTCGGCTTTGGCCCGGTCGCAGGCAATATCGTGCTCGGCTAATGCTTGCAGCAGATAAGGTGCCAGCTTGGCGTCGGACTTGGCCCGCAGGTAATGCTCGTTGAACCACTTTACCTTCGCCTGGTCAAACTTGGCGGGCGACTTGCTCACGCGCTCAATCGAAAAGGCCTCAATCAGCTCCTGCATCGAGAAAATCTCCTGCGCTGTGCCGGGGTTCCAGCCCAGGAAGGCCAGAAAATTGACCAGCGCCTCGGGCAGGTAGCCTTCCTCGCGGTAGCCTTTGCTGAGGGTCGGCTCGCCGGTTTCGGCGTCGGTGCCGCGCCACTCCAGAGCGAATACCGGGAAGCCCAGGCGGTCGCCGTCGCGCTTGCTGAGCTTGCCGGTGCCGTCGGGCTTGAGCAGCAGCGGCAGGTGGGCAAACTGCGGCATGGTCTTTTCCCAGCCCAGGTAGCGGTACAGCAGCACGTGCAACGGGGCCGAGGGCAGCCACTCTTCGCCCCTGATAACGTGCGAGATGTCCATCAGGTGGTCATCCACAATATTGGCCAGGTGGTAGGTAGGCATGCCATCCGACTTCATCAGCACCTTGTCGTCGATGGCCGACGAGTGCACCACCACCCAGCCCCGAATCATATCCTGAAAGCGCACTTCCTCCTTACGCGGCACCTTGAGGCGAATAACGTAGGGCGCGCCGCTTTCCAGCAGCTGCTTTACCTCGTCTTCGGGCAGGGTGAGCGAGTTGCGCATTTGGGCGCGCGTGATGCTGTTGTATTGCGGGTTGGGCACCTTGGCAGCCTGCAGGCGCTCGCGCATCACGTCCAGCTCCTCGGGGGTGTCGAAGGCGTAGTAGGCGTAGCCATCGCGGATAAGCTGGTCGGCGTATTCGCGGTACATGGGCTTGCGCTCGCTCTGGCGGTAGGGCGCGTGCGGGCCGCCCTTCCAGGGGCTTTCATCCAGCTCAATGCCTACCCATTCGAGGCTCTCGCGGATGTAGTCTTCGGCGCCGGGCACAAACCGATTCTGGTCGGTATCCTCGATGCGCAGTATCATGGTGCCGCCCAGCTTGCGGGCCAGCAGGTAGTTGTAGAGCGCCGTGCGGACGCCGCCAATGTGCAGCGGCCCGGTGGGCGAAGGGGCAAAGCGCACCCGGACAGGTCGGTTACTCATAATGCCGCAAAGGTAGCTTGTGCGGTAAGCTTTAGCTTGCCGCCGGTCGAATAGTCCGTTACCAACCCAACGGCAGGCTAAAGCTTACTGCCCAGCCTACCCTACCGCGATGCAGGAGATTTCCACCTCTACGTCGCGCGGCAGGCGGCTCACTTCTACGGTTTCGCGGGCCGGGGCGGTGGCTTCGTCGAAATACGTGCCGTATATCTGGTTGATAGTGCCGAAGTTACTCAGGTCTTTTACGAAGATGGAGCACTTTACTACGTCGGTGAGCGCCAGCCCGGCGGCTTTTAGCACGGCCGTGAGATTTTGCAGCACCTGGTGGGTTTGGGCGGCTACGTCGCCTTCGCCCACGAGCTGGCCGGCGGCGCTTAGTGGTATCTGGCCCGATACATACACGGTGCTGCCGGCTTTAATAGCCTGGCTGTAAGGGCCAATAGGCGCGGGCGCCTGGTCGGTGAGGATAACTTGGTGAGACATTTTGGGAAATGTGAAAATATGGGGAATGCGGAAGAGGTGAAAATGCCCGGCTGAAACGCAAAAAGGGGAATGTGGAAGCGAAAATGCCTGGCTAACTATGCCAAAATATTTTCACCTCTTCCACATTCCCCGCATTTTCACATTAATAAGCCTACTCTACCGTCACCGACTTGGCGAGGTTGCGGGGCTGGTCTACGTTGCAGCCGCGCAGCACGGCAATGTGGTAGCTCAGCAGCTGCAGCGGAATAACGGACACGAGCGGCATCAGCACTTCCGAGGTTGCGGGCACCTCAATAACAAACTCCGCCATAGCCGGAATGGTTGTGTCGCCTTCCGTTACGACGGCAATGATGCGGCCCTTACGGGCTTTTACCTCCTGAATGTTGCTTACCACCTTCTCGTACGAGCTATCCTTGGTAGCGATAACCACCACCGGCATGCTCTCATCGATGAGGGCGATGGGGCCGTGCTTCATCTCGGCGGCGGGGTAGCCTTCGGCATGAATGTAGCTGATTTCCTTTAGCTTAAGTGCCCCTTCCAGCGCCACCGGGAAATTGTAGCCCCGGCCCAGATACAGGAAGTTGGGCACATCCTTGAAAGTTTCGGCAATCAGCTGAATCTCGGCATCGAGCTTAAGGGCCTTTTCCACTTTAGTCGGAATGTTGTGCAGCTCCGTTACCAGCTCGCGCAGCTTGGTATCGGAGAGCGTGCCCCGGCGCTGGCCCATGCACATGGCCAGCAGCGTCAGCACCGTTACCTGGGCCGTAAAGGCCTTGGTAGAGGCTACGCCAATCTCGGGGCCGGCGTGCGTGTAAGCGCCCGCATCGGTCGCGCGGGCAATGCTGCTGCCTACTACATTGCAAATACCGAATATTGTAGCGCCTTTGCTCTTGGCCAGCTCCAGGGCCGCCAGCGTATCGGCCGTTTCGCCGCTCTGCGAGATGGCAATCACGA
The sequence above is drawn from the Hymenobacter baengnokdamensis genome and encodes:
- a CDS encoding CsbD family protein, whose amino-acid sequence is MDLNNNNLNDQTELRARGDWNQIKGAAKQKWGNLTDDDLTYQEGKQDEWFGQLQQKTGHAIDDIKSWFHNTFSSDSNTNTTNTSNQNRS
- a CDS encoding histone deacetylase family protein is translated as MHIAFAADYVLPLPPGHRFPMLKYELLPEQLLHEGTATASDFFVPVPPPLADVLLTHEADYVQRLLHGQLTRPEERASGFPWSPALARRELILLGGTIGCAQRVLAAGGGVALNIAGGTHHAFAGRPEGFCLLNDQAVAANWLLAHEPTRVRQILIIDLDVHQGNGTAAIFRHEPRVFTFSMHGARNFPGRKEVSDLDLPLADGTGDAVYLARLADVLPRLLDEQVRPDFVFYLSGVDVLATDKLGYLALTREGCRRRDELVLAACHQRELPVVVCMGGGYSEKIADIVEAHANTYRVAASLWD
- a CDS encoding TIGR00266 family protein, producing MRSHDVDYRILGSDIQVLEVELDPQETVIAEAGAMVYMEEAIAFETKMGDGSTPDQGLLGKLFSAGTRLITGESLFMTHFTNRGNYGKCRVAFSAPYPGTIIPVDLSTLPNGLIVERSGFLAAARGTQISVHFNQRLGAGFFGGEGFILQKLTGDGKAFVHAGGTIIEKQLHNELLRVDTGCIVAFEPGIEFSVARAGGLKSMIFGGEGLLLATLRGTGRVWIQSMPVKKLIQALAPWGGNAKKESGTVLGGLFGSLLDE
- the gltX gene encoding glutamate--tRNA ligase, producing MSNRPVRVRFAPSPTGPLHIGGVRTALYNYLLARKLGGTMILRIEDTDQNRFVPGAEDYIRESLEWVGIELDESPWKGGPHAPYRQSERKPMYREYADQLIRDGYAYYAFDTPEELDVMRERLQAAKVPNPQYNSITRAQMRNSLTLPEDEVKQLLESGAPYVIRLKVPRKEEVRFQDMIRGWVVVHSSAIDDKVLMKSDGMPTYHLANIVDDHLMDISHVIRGEEWLPSAPLHVLLYRYLGWEKTMPQFAHLPLLLKPDGTGKLSKRDGDRLGFPVFALEWRGTDAETGEPTLSKGYREEGYLPEALVNFLAFLGWNPGTAQEIFSMQELIEAFSIERVSKSPAKFDQAKVKWFNEHYLRAKSDAKLAPYLLQALAEHDIACDRAKAEQIVGVMKERVSFPHDFWQEAKYFFDAPMEYDPAVVAKKWNPQVSAALLAYADALPANSEPSANAEVLKALFNQTMEAQALKPGQVLQALRVAVTGAAAGPDLFETLAILGSGEVAGRLRMAVERLG
- a CDS encoding RidA family protein, producing the protein MSHQVILTDQAPAPIGPYSQAIKAGSTVYVSGQIPLSAAGQLVGEGDVAAQTHQVLQNLTAVLKAAGLALTDVVKCSIFVKDLSNFGTINQIYGTYFDEATAPARETVEVSRLPRDVEVEISCIAVG